A portion of the Chryseobacterium tructae genome contains these proteins:
- the aspS gene encoding aspartate--tRNA ligase, translated as MFRSHTNGELSLKNLNEEVTLSGWVQTIRDKGFMIWVDLRDRYGITQLVLDQERSSAQLMEEAKKLGREFVIQATGKVIERVSKNPNIPTGEIEILVEKLTILNDSQLPPFTIEDETDGGEELRMKYRYLDIRRNPVKDKLIFRHKMAQKVRNYLSDEGFIEVETPVLIKSTPEGARDFVVPSRMNPGQFYALPQSPQTFKQLLMVGGMDKYFQIVKCFRDEDLRADRQPEFTQIDCEMAFVEQEDVMNVFEGMTKTLIKDITGQEFGDFPRMTFADAMRKYGNDKPDIRFGMEFVELNELVKGKDFKIFDEAELVVGINVEGCADYTRKQIDELVDWVKRPQIGASGMVWAKFQNDGVKTSSVNKFYNEEDLAKIIEKFGAKEGDLMLILSGNENKVRAQLSALRMELGNRLGLRKGNVFAPLWVVDFPLLEWDEDTERYHAMHHPFTSPKPEDIHLLETDPGKARANAYDMVLNGNEIGGGSIRIFDRDLQSKMFDLLGFSKEEAEAQFGFLMNAFKYGAPPHGGLAFGFDRLVAILDGNEVIRDYIAFPKNNSGRDVMIDAPASIADAQLDELELKLDLKA; from the coding sequence ATGTTTCGATCACACACCAACGGAGAGCTATCTCTGAAAAATCTGAATGAAGAAGTTACACTATCTGGATGGGTACAGACTATCCGTGATAAAGGATTTATGATTTGGGTAGATCTTCGAGATCGTTACGGAATTACCCAGCTGGTACTTGACCAGGAGCGTTCTTCTGCACAACTGATGGAAGAGGCTAAAAAGTTAGGCCGTGAATTTGTGATTCAGGCTACCGGAAAAGTAATTGAGAGAGTAAGTAAAAATCCTAATATTCCTACAGGAGAAATTGAAATTTTAGTTGAAAAACTAACGATCTTAAATGATTCTCAACTTCCACCTTTCACCATTGAGGATGAAACTGATGGTGGAGAAGAATTAAGAATGAAATATCGTTACCTGGATATCAGAAGAAATCCGGTAAAAGATAAATTGATCTTCCGCCACAAAATGGCTCAGAAAGTAAGAAATTATTTGTCTGATGAAGGTTTCATTGAAGTGGAAACTCCAGTTCTGATCAAGTCTACTCCGGAAGGAGCCAGAGACTTCGTTGTACCAAGCAGAATGAACCCGGGACAGTTTTATGCATTACCACAGTCGCCACAGACTTTCAAACAGCTTTTGATGGTAGGTGGAATGGATAAATATTTCCAGATCGTAAAATGTTTCCGTGATGAGGATTTAAGAGCAGACAGACAGCCGGAATTTACACAGATCGACTGTGAAATGGCTTTTGTAGAGCAGGAAGATGTCATGAATGTGTTCGAAGGAATGACTAAAACTCTTATTAAAGATATTACAGGTCAGGAATTCGGTGATTTCCCAAGAATGACATTTGCTGATGCAATGAGAAAATACGGAAATGATAAACCGGATATCCGTTTCGGGATGGAATTCGTAGAGCTTAACGAACTTGTAAAAGGAAAAGACTTTAAAATATTTGATGAAGCTGAATTGGTTGTCGGAATCAATGTAGAAGGATGTGCAGATTATACAAGAAAGCAGATTGATGAGCTTGTGGATTGGGTAAAACGTCCACAGATCGGAGCTTCTGGCATGGTTTGGGCTAAATTCCAGAATGACGGAGTAAAAACCTCATCAGTAAATAAATTCTACAACGAAGAAGATTTAGCGAAGATCATTGAAAAATTCGGAGCTAAAGAAGGTGACTTAATGTTAATTCTTTCCGGAAATGAAAACAAGGTAAGAGCTCAGCTTTCTGCATTAAGAATGGAGCTTGGTAACCGTTTGGGATTAAGAAAAGGAAACGTATTTGCACCACTTTGGGTTGTAGACTTCCCTTTATTAGAATGGGATGAAGATACTGAAAGATACCATGCAATGCACCACCCTTTCACATCTCCAAAACCAGAAGATATTCACTTATTGGAAACAGATCCAGGAAAAGCAAGAGCCAACGCTTACGATATGGTACTTAACGGAAACGAAATCGGAGGTGGATCTATCAGAATTTTCGACAGAGATCTTCAATCTAAAATGTTTGACCTGTTAGGATTCTCAAAAGAAGAAGCAGAAGCTCAGTTTGGATTCTTAATGAACGCGTTTAAGTATGGAGCACCACCACATGGAGGTTTAGCATTCGGATTTGACCGTTTGGTAGCTATTCTGGATGGTAATGAAGTAATCAGAGATTATATCGCATTCCCTAAGAACAATTCAGGGCGTGATGTGATGATTGATGCGCCGGCTTCCATTGCGGATGCACAGCTCGATGAGTTAGAGTTAAAATTAGATTTAAAAGCATAA
- a CDS encoding 30S ribosomal protein THX, whose amino-acid sequence MGKGDKKSRRGKINSGNYGKRRPRKASKSFVASEEKSKK is encoded by the coding sequence ATGGGAAAAGGAGACAAAAAATCAAGAAGAGGTAAGATCAATTCCGGAAATTATGGAAAAAGAAGACCTAGGAAAGCTTCAAAATCTTTTGTAGCATCCGAAGAAAAATCTAAGAAGTAA